CAGCGGCCGACGATCACGTCTTTGAGACGCGGATCGATCGAATCCAACACGTAGCAAGGTTTGCGAGGTTCTTCCAGTCGCAACAGAATCTGCCCTAGTTGCAAAAGCGTTCCTGGCGAAAGACGCTGCACGTTGAGCCCCAAGACTGTGAGGTTCTCGCCGATCGCGCCCGGAGCGACAGTGAATCCTTCACATTGCAGTTGTTCGATAACCTCCATGTCCAATAGGCTGACCGCGCGGTCCGGTCGAATGTGCTTCGTGTGATTGCGGCCGTCGCCGACGAAACCATTGACCGTCAACCAGGCGTCCGGCTGGGGCAACTTCGGAATGCCGCCGGGCGAGACGCAGATCGCCAGGAGTAAGCCCCTTTCTCTGTCGCAATGGCTTGACACGTTCGTGACGATGGTCGCTTCCGACGGCGGCGATGGCGCGTCGAGATCAAAAGCCGCTGGGGATGCCGCATAGTTCATTCCGCACTCTTCTTTCGGTTCAACGCGAAGACTTAACCTTGAGCCAACGCACAGCCCTCGCAGGAGCTGGCTTGCTCGTGCGGCTCCGGCTCCACCGAGCGCGCCTCGAGCGGCATCTTCGGCGCGACAATGCCCAGACGCTGGCGCTCGATCGGCAGCAGCGCCGCGAGTACGGCGCCGACCGCCGCGTAGAACCCGCCGCCTGACTTGCGGCGCACCGCCACCGTGAACGACGGCGCCCACCAACTGAGATGATCGCGCAGGAAATGGCGACGAGCCTCCTGGACGATGGCCGGCAGTTCGCCGTCTTGCGAACCGGCCTGGCACGACCGCGCCAGACGCTTCTTCATCAACAGAAACGCAGCGAATTCCAGCTCCAGGGCGATGTGATCGACGCGTTCATGCCTGGCCGGCGAGACGTTCAGTCCAAACGCGCGGTAAAAGCCAGCGATATCCGCCATTTGCTGCGAACGGAAGAAGACCTCTTCGTTCGGATGGTACTCCGTTTCGTAGGGCGAACATTCGCGCGTGCCTGCCAGACCGAACACGCGCCCATGCTCGATCACCGCGAGATCTTCTTCGACGGGTAGTTCGCTGAGCAAAGGCCGAAGATCCAAGTCTTCGAGCGGCAGTTCCCCAAAGCCGAGCGGGATATCGCATTGATCGAATTCCTGACTCAGCAGATATTGCGAGGCCCGCGCCGTCTCCTGGCTCGCTTTCTCGCCCAGCACGTGCCACTCCGCGGACGTCGGGTTGCTAAGCGCCGCGGCCAGAAAACGATACAGCGTTTCGCAAGCCAGGTCGCGCGCGAACTCGACGCTCGCTTCCTCGGCGATCACATGCGTTTGCACCGGCGATTCGCAGCCAGGCGATGGTTCAAATGGAGTTGGCATGTTTTTCCTTCGGGCGTTCGAAGACCGGCTCGTCGATGGTGACGCGAACCACTTCCTTGCCGAACTTGTTGAAACCGATCACCGTGTCGTTGAACAGTTCCTGGACGCGTTCCTCGCCGGAAGGGAGCCGCACCGGAATCTCCGCAACCTTGGGGCCTTTTTCGATCTTGAACTTGAACAGAATCTGCCGCTGAGCGCGGAACAATTGCAGCACCGCCAGCAACTCGCGGTCCGGGCAGGAGTATTGTTCGATCGCTTGGTCGACGCCCGGACCGAACATCTGATACAAGTAGCCGCGCGGCACCCAGCGCGGCGGAATGTAGTACCCGTTGGGCTCCGTCCCGAATTGCGGGTAAAGCGGCAGGGCGACTTGGCGCTCGCGAATCAGGAAGTTGAGCGGATTCTCCGGGTTGTCGGTCCAGCGGCCGTCCTCGCCGACTTCCACGAGTCCCTGCAAACGAATCTTGCCAACGCAGACCGACATGCAGCGCGTTTCGATCGGCGCTCCGTCTGGGCAAAGCTCGGGATCGCTCCCTTCGATGCGCGGATAACAGCCGACGCATTTCTCGCTGGTGTGCGTGTTGCCGCGATACATCACCTTCTTGTAAGGGCAACCCTCGACGCACTTGCGGTAGCCGCGGCAACGCGTCTGGTCAATCAACACGATGCCGTCTTCCGGACGTTTGTAAATGGCCTGGCGCGGACATGCTCCCAGGCAACCAGGGTACGTGCAGTGGTTGCAGATCCGCGCCAGGTAAAAGAACCACACTCGATGTTCCGGCAATTGCGTCGAGCCATTGAACTTGCCGGACTCCCACTTGCCTCCCGTGGCCGAGTCCTCATACATGTTTGGCGTGCGCCATTCCGCTTCGGAAGGCAAGTATCCCATCACCGCCTGCGGCCCCTCGGGGCCGACGCGCTTGGCCGCGGCTTCAAAAATGGTTTGCCCTTGGAATTCGCCGTAGGGCTTCGCGTCGGCGTCCTTTTCGCTGGCGTTCCAGGTTTGACCGCCGGGGTTCACCGATTCCAGCATTCCCAGGAGCTTAGAATCCCAGTTGCGCGGATAGCCCCCGTACGGCTTCGTCTCGACGTTGTTCCACCACATGTATTCCTGGCCGCGCGAAAACGTCCAAGTGCTCTTACAGGCCATCGTGCAGGTCTGGCAAGCGATGCAGCGGTTCGTGTTGAACACGAACGCGAACTGCCACTTCGGATGCCGCTCCTCGTACGGGTAGCTCATCTCGCGGCCGAGTTGCCAGTTGTAGACCTGCGGCATGATGATGTCCTTTCCTCAACCGAACGAGCAAAGCGAAGGATGCGGAACTTGAAAGAATGAATGGCTTAGCGCTCTTGAAATGCCATGTTCATCCTGTTTCGTTCCGCACCCCTCTACGCACTCCGTGCCATTGACAACGCACAACCCCGAACGACTTACTGCCGGTTTGGCAACGTGATTTGAAAGACTTCCGGTTCATGCTCTTCCTCGTCCTCGTCCGGCTCGGCGATCACCTCGCGAAACTTCAGCACGCCGGTCCGCGCCAAGAGGGATTGAATCCGCCGACGCACTTCATCTTCGCCAAAGTGCTCGCCAAGCGCGACGAGCACCGGGTAGCCAGGGTTCTGAAACAGCGATTCCAATTGACTCGCGTTCCAGCCCATCCAGACGAACTCCTCCAACATGCACTCCAGCATCACCTGCGGATCGCCCGAGACGGGCTCCGCCATCAACTCGAAGGGATCCTCGACGTCGGCCAGTCGATCGAGCGGGTGAACCTTCGGCGCCCAGCGATCGTCCATGTCAGCCCTCGATGCGGACATAGCCGCCGCTTAAGTACATCAGGTTCTCCGCCGAGTCGCTGTGCGGCCCGTACGCGATCGTGCCCGGCTCCCAGAGTCCCACACCGTCCGGCCCGCCGGACTCGGCCTTGATGATCCGCACGAGTGTTTCTTTCGGCACCGTATTCACTGCGTGATTGTCGGCCTCGCCGCCAAACATGAAGCCCATCTTCAGCTTGGCCTTGTGGAACAGCGTGTCGGTCTGGTGCATCGGCATCAGCCAATTCCGCGTGCACGATTGATGCGCTCCGTAACGCAGATTGGCCTGATAGCCGGTGTCGGCCGATCGCGCCCGACCATCGGGCCGCGTTTCGTGCGCCAGCACGGTCTTCTCCGTGGAAATGTAAGGAGAGTGTTTGGTCATCACCACGCCGCGCGGATAGCTCGTGTTCAACGTCACGCGCACCATCAGCCGGGCAACTTTTGCCCGCGCCGGATCATCCTGCCACCCGCGGAACGGCCGGTCGGCCGGATTTGAATCCAAATAGACGTAGTCTCCGGCGTTGAGACCCATTTCCGCGGCGTCGTCTGGGTTGACATGCAACTGTTGATCGCCGAAGAACGGCAATCGCTTATCGCGGCGATAGGGATCGCCGTAGTTCGAATCCCAGATCATGTGCCAATCGACATTGGACCACTGCGAGTGGACGCGATGCCGCGTCTTGGGCGTGAGCAAATAGAAGCGGAAGCCCTGCTTCCAGAGCGGATTCTCCGTCGTTTTCACCTCATCCCACGGCAACTTGATATTGCGAATCGTGCGTTCGTCCCAGTGCATCGCGTCGTCCGCGAGTCCGAAATCTTCCGGGCGAATCAGCGGGTTCGTGCTGACGATCACGTTCGGGAGGTACGGCGTCGCCTCCGGTCCTTCGCGATGCACAATAAAGTTTTCGCCGTGCTCGATCGCCTCGGGAATGTCGCAATACGCGTTCAAGCGGCCGGTGTCCGTCCAGAACGGCATGTTGTCCTGCATGTTTTCGTAGAACGGAATCCGCGGATACGTGCGGAACAACATCAGCGCCGCGCCGGCCTCGCCGAACTTGCCGGCGAGAATGTCATCCACACGGTAGCCTCGCGTCGTGCTCGAACCATCGAACAACCGTTGAATGTAGGTCTTCGATCCGTTCGCCTTGTCGTCCAGAATGAACTTCCAATAGTTGGCGAAGCGAGGATCGCCGGTCTCCTTCGTCATGGCCTCGGCCGCTTCGGCCAGAATATGCACGTCGTCGCGCGTATCGTACGGCGGCGAGATGCCCCCCTTCCAGATATGCACGTAGGGGTTCGAGCACGAAGCCGTGACCTCGTACGTCTGGTACTCCATCCAGGTGTTCGCCGGATACACCAGGTCCGCGTATTCACAGGAGCTCGTCATCTCCACGTCTTGTGCGACGATGCAGTCGATCTTGGGATTGACCACGAATAGCATGTCGTAGGCATGCTTCGCGTTGTTGAACAGGTTGACGTTCGCGAACCACAGGAACTTGGTCGGCGTGGGCATGTGCGTCTGCCCGGTGAAGCAACGCCGGCCGTATTTCGGCGTGTCAACAATTAGCGGCCGTTCACCGTGGTTCCAATAGGCCGGTTCCTCATCCTTGGTCGTCTTGTTGACGACGATGTCCTTGCCATCGGTCGTGGGGTCGAGGTTCGGATGGAACGGATCCTCAGCGATCCAACCCAAGAACCCCGGTCCGCTCTCCGGCGTGCTCTGAAACAGCGCCGCCTTGTAGTTGCCGGCCCAGGTAAAGCAGCCCGCGCCAGGACGTCCGAGCTGGCCGGTAAGCATGATCGGCAGGTACTGCGCGCGGTTGGTGAGCGTGGCGTGGAACCAATGATTGATTCCTTCGCCAACGTGAATCGCCACGGCGTGTCCGGCTTGCGTGGTGTCCCAGATGTCTTTCGCCATGCGGGCGATCAATGATTTGTCGGAACCCGTGATCTGGGAAACCGTGTCCAGATCGTAGTCCTTGAGATGAACCTGGCAGGCGTCCCACAAGGTGATCACACGCACGGCGCTGCCGTCGGCGAGCTTGATTTCGCCAGAGAACGAAAGCGCCGGCCGTACGCCATCCGCCTCCATGCGCGGTCCGAGTTGGTCGCGCGTCAGCGCTCGCACAGCCTGCGTCCCCTCGTCATACACGACGAAGTCGCCGACCTTGGCGTATTGTTCGTCCGTCAAGTGCTGCGTCTGGTACGACGGCCCGTCCTTCTTCAGCCCCGGCTGATAATCCGGGAAGACGTCGGCCGCCCGCAGTCGTTGCAGCGTGTCCTCGCGGACGAGCAACGGGAAATCGGTGTACGAGCGGACAAACTTTTCGTCGTACCAATGGTTGTCGATCATGTGCCGCGTGACACCCAGAAACAACGCAGTGTCCGTGCAACCCGGCCGGACCTGAATCCAGTAGTCGGCCTTGGTGGCTGGCGGCGAGTACTCGGGCGTGATCACCACAATCCGTCCGCCGCGCTCCATGATCTCAATGAACCAGTGCGAGTCCGGCATTTTGTTTTCGACCAGGTTCTTACCGCACTGGATATGCAGCTTGGCGTGCCGCATGTCGTTGAAGTCGCAGTCGGCGGCTTGCAGGCCATGCACGAACGGATGCCCCGGCGCCTGGTCGCCGTGCCAGGTGTAGTTGGACCAAAGCCGCCCGCCCAGCGCTTCCTTGGGTTCCACGCCGCGCACGAGGTGATCGGCGATCGCCAGCATGTTCGACCAGCGATACAGACCGTACTTGCCGATCACGCCAAGCAGTCCCATGCCGCCGCGCAGCTTGCAGGTGCGCGTGCCGGCGCCGTGACAGGCCTCGATCATCTCCGGCTCGTAACCGTCGGCTTTCAGACGCCCGGCGCCCGCCTCGCCCGCATACGTCTTGGCGATCGCCATGATGGCTTTGGCGTGATAGCGGTAAATCTCGTCCCAGCCAACCTTGACGAAGGTGTCCGTCCCGCGCGAGTTGAATTGGTACTTGTCCCGCAGTGTGGGGTCGTCGGAAAGCGAAGGGAATCCATCATCCGCCCATTGCTTCCAACCGCGACGCACGAGCGGGCCGCGCAGGCGGTACGGACCGTAAACGCGGCGCTGCTGCGTGAAGCCCTTGGAGCAGCCGCGCGGATTCCAATGCACCGTGTCCTTGTTGCCATAAAGGTCGCCGCAATTGCCGCCTTCGTACGCCTGCTCGGAGCGCAGCACGATGCCGTTGCGCAGGTAAGCCTTCATGCGGCAGTTGTGCGTGTCGTTCGGAGCGCAGACCCAGGTGAACGATTCGTCCACGCGATATTGATCGCGGTAGAGTCGCTCCCAATCGCGATCCGGGTAAACGCCCAGCGGGTTCTCAACGCTGACCGGCTGGAAAGCCCAGAGTTGCGATTGCAGCAAGCCGCAACTGCCCATGGCCGCCATCGCCGTTTGGAGGAATTCACGCCGTTTCATATTCGCCGCTCCATCTCGTCGGGTGACTGTCCGATGCGTGTGCTACGACTTGCGACGATGTGTCGCCTTTTCAGCGTCACTCCAAATCCAGGTCGTTCCACATGGAGATCAACTTCTGCCCTGCGCGATCACGCGCCTCGCCGTCCCAGATGGCGAAGGCGCCCGAATAGTGTTGTCCTGATCGCAAGGTGAGTCCTTCACTGGCGCTCACCTGTAGCGGTCGCATAAAGACCACGCTCCATTGACCGTCCGACCAGACGGCCTGAGCGGTCACGACTTGCGAGGCCTTGGGACGAAATGTCAGGCTCCCATGTCCGCCGGCCGTCAGGTTGCTGGCGCTATCTTCACGCGTCGCCAGTGGATTCCCACCCGCGCGGGCCGTGATAAAGTCCGGCAGCGGCTTGCCGCCCGCCAGGCGACGATATTCTTCGGTGTCAAATGGATATTCGTCCGAGAGCTGATCTTCGGCGCCGGTCGCTTCGCGGCCCGCGCGCCACTGCCATAGATCGAGCGCCGTAGTTGCCGCGCCCATGCCGAGAAACGGTTCCGCGTCGCCCTCGTACAATTCAATCGCCGCCATGTCCTCGAACTCATCGGGTCGCACCGCGGCGGCATTTTGTGTGGCGTCGCGCCACGTCAATCGCACCGCGAGATTCTTGCCGTCATGCCGGGCCTGGACCTGAACGCGAAAATCGCCGTCCCGCCACCACAGCGGCATGAGTTGCACCGTCGCGGCGTCGTCTTGCGACCATGATTCGGCCACCGGATCGTCAGTAACCTTGCCAACGCGCTTCGCTTGCAAGCTCACGCGCCGCATCACCGCGGCTTCGCGTTGCGATTCCGTGGAAAGCGACCGCAAGAAGTGGGACAGATCGACGATCTGGTCCTGCGTCAGCGTCTGTGAACTCGGCATGGGAGTGCCGGGCATTCCATAGAAAATGCGGCGGTAGAGCGATGGGACGTCGTGCCCGCCCTTGTAAATGCCTTGTGTCAAATCCCGAGGTCGCGTCGGCAGGCCGGTTTCGTCAAACATCGCCTGCACGCCGTCTCCCTTACCTTCGTTTCCGTGGCAGGAGTGACAGCTTTGTTTGACATAAATCTCTTTGCCGCGAGCGATCGCCGTTTCGTCGACGGCGCCCATTTCGGGCAACTCCTCGGCCGGCTCGGGGGTTGTCATCGCAGCGACGGTATCGGCGATATCCTGCTGAACTTCTTCGCCGGCCAATTCTTCTTCAGAAAGCCCTTCGTCGTCCCTTAAGGACTTCACGTAGCGCTCCTTGGCGCCCTCGCGAAACATCCTGAGCACTTCTTCGACAAGCAGCGCACGTTGCTCCTTGGGCAAGTGCGCCCACGATGGCATGGAACTGCCGGGCATGCCGCGGACGAGCACCGCTTCGATGTCTTCCGCAACTGGAACGCTGTTGGCGCTGCTGGCCAACTTGAATCGCCCGCCGCGAAAGTCGCGAGGTTTGGGAAACAAGAACAAGGCCGCGCGGCCCAGCCCATCCCCCTGATCGCCGTGGCAAGCGCCGCAGTGTTGGAGGAAGAGTTGGGCGCCGGACATCGACACCGTCGCAACGTCGGCGCTGGGCACGGCCGGGTCGGCCGGTTTGCGGGAAGCCGAAGCATCCGAGTGCGGCGCCTCAGGTGCTGGCTGGGACGGTGCGGCCTCGCACCCCAGTGCCGCCGCCAGCAGCCCAACTAGTCCAAATCGCCTTAACGAGGGCGAAAACACCGAGGCGTGTTCGGAGTTGGCTGCCATGGCTCCGTTTCCACTTATTGCGGTTGTGGAATCAACTCGTTGCCGACGTAACGCACGCTCCGTGCCATTTTTCACAAGCAGGCGGGCTACATCGCGAACAGCAACGCGATATTCACTATAAAGACATCTAGATATCTAGTTTACGGCGATGTTATTTTTATTGATCGTGATTTGAATCAAGGCAGCCGAATCGCGTGAATCAAGTGCGCCGCTGTGCGAGGCCGCTCAATCGCGCAACGATCCGCACGCTCGCTGCCCTTCCGGAGCCGAACTCCGTGGAAACTCGGAGCGCACAAGCTCCGCCACCCGTGGTGGTGGCACGGCACCTTGCCCAACCAGCGTGGCGAAGTCGGTTCGCTGCATCGGACCCCTCCGTCAAGTACCACAAGTGGTAAACAGCGGACCGTTCGCCAACTGGTTGCGCAAGCGCGTCGAGTCAAACCGACGATTCATTCATGCACGTCACATGCCGTACCGTTCAGTCGAGTCCCGCATCGAGCGGCAGCGATGATTCCAGCGCTGCAGCGCGAGGAAACAGAATGTTGTTTTCCTTGTGAATGTGGAGATGCAGATCGGCTTCCAGTGCTTCCAGTCCGTGCCACAGCGCCAACCAGGTCGAGCAAGCGTCGGCCGGAGGGCGATAGCCATTGGTCAAGTCACGCATCTTTGCCAGCGCATTCCCTGCCGAGCGATGCTCGTCTTCCATCACGTGGATTGGTTGCATCACCGTGCCGCAGTGAAACCGCGGAGCGGGTAAGCCGCTCGCGTCGGCTTCCTCAAGTCGGACGACATGAGGAAATAGCACCAGTTCCTCTTTCAGCATGTGGTTGGCCAATTCCTCCCACATCGCGATGTACGTACGCTGCAATTCATGCAGAAACGCATGAGAGTCGCCATGCCGCGCGACAACCTTGTCGAGCATCGCTCCGAGCCGTGGCAGCTCGGCCCGCAGATACGTGTGATGACGATCCACGATGTCAGCGACCAGCGTTGCCAACGGGACCTGCGTCCAGTCCGGCTGATCGGTTGTGCGCTCCTCCTTGATGTCGAGCGCCCGTTCAACATCCGCCACGGATAAGTTGCGTTGACGGCAGGCGTCGGCGAGCGATCGCTGCCCCCCACAGCAGTAGTCGATGGCGAATTGTTCCAACACTCGGGCACGTTCCGGTCGCTCCGCGACCAAGTCCCCGACCCGGCGTTCCGCGAGAAGTGTCATCGTCCTGATCCTTTCTGAAATCCCAACAGATCAACACAAGGTGTTCTCGTGTATTGGGTTACGTCGCAGCTTTCGTTTGGAGGCGAAATGGTCCTACCCTGGCCGACGGCGTTTCCCACTTGACCTAATGAAGCATAGCGGACATATTGTGGATATCAAGGTCCAGATATATTGATCTTTGCCATTCCCCCCTTTTGGCGAGGTATTCCATGGCCACTTTTCTGACCGAAATTCGTTTCACCGACGCCGGCCTCAAGGCGCTCCAGCAGTCGCCCGAGCGGGCAACAGCGTTTCGTCAGGCCGTCGAAAAGGCCGGCGGAAAGATGATTGGGCAATACTGGGCGATGGGCGACTGCGACGGCGTCGCACGCTTTAGTGCGCCGTCGGAAGAAATCGCTGCTAGCCTGCTGTTGGGGCTGACTCGGCAAGGGTTCGTCCGCACAAACACGATGCGCCTGCTGGACGAAGACGAATTCCATCGTGCTTTGACGGTCAAATCGTAGAATTGGCCGGCTCCAGTTCGACGAGCCATCGATCTGCGCGGCCGGCATTCTGGACGATTTCGTGCGATGGAAAGTTCGCACGATTGAGAATCAATCGCGCCGCAGTTGGCGCGTCATTTGTGGCAATGCGCGCATATCCGCTCGTTGCGTGCGATCGGTTCGCACAGATTGAGATTCCGTTCGCCGCAGAGTAGTCTGATATTCGTGCCTGGTGCAGCAAACGGATTCATGCGCGAGCTGCACTCCCGCCTGACACGCCCCCTCCACGATCCCGCCGCGAAATCGTTGGCCTTGCTTTCACGAACTACGCCGTCGGATGTTCCTAGGACGTCCAAGGCGCAAGTCGGTCGTTTTTGCAATTGGGAACAACTCCATGACAGCGCCAATGCAGATGGTCCTGCGCCTGTTTGTCGGCATTGCGATCAGCATGGTCGCGCACGTCGGGCGCGCAGCGCCACTGGACTTCAATCGCGACGTGAAACCGATTCTGGCCGAGAATTGCTTCGTGTGTCATGGGCCGGACGAAGGAAGTCGCAAGGCCAAACTGCGTCTTGATCGCGCCGCCGCGGCCATGTCGGAAACGGAGAGTGGCGCCCAGGCGATCGTGCCCGGCGACCCGAGCGCGAGCGAGGTGATTGCCAGAATCGACGCGGCGGATGACGATTCGCGGATGCCGCCGATCGACAGTCGCAAGGTGCTCACGGACGAACAGAAGCAAATCCTGCGCGCTTGGATCGAGCAAGGCGCCGATTACGCGGAGCATTGGTCGTTCGTCAAGCCGCGGCGCATCGCGCCGCCCGACGTGCGGGCAACTACATGGCCGCGCAATGAACTAGACCGTTACGTCCTGGCCCGACTGGAAACGGAGGGACTCGCACCCGCGCCCGAAGCGGATCGCCCCACGCTGTTGCGACGATTGTCCTTGGATTTGACGGGACTGCCGCCCACGCCCGCGGAAATGGATGCGTTCTTGCAAGACGCGAGTCCCGACGCCTACGAACGTGTGGTCGATCGGTTGTTGGCGTCCCCCCGCTATGGAGAGCGGATGGCGATGTGGTGGCTCGACGGAGCACGCTACGCTGACAGCAACGGTTTCCAGTCCGACTGGGAACGCTATCAATGGCGCTGGCGCGACTGGGTCATCGACGCTTTTAACCGCAATCAGCCCTTCGATGAATTCACGATCGACCAATTGGCCGGCGACCTGCGACCGAACGCCACGCTGGAGCAGCGGATCGCCACGGGCTTCTGTCGGAATCATCGCATCAACACGGAAGGGGGCTCGATCGCCGAAGAATGGCACGTCGAGAACGTGATCGATCGCGTGGACGCCGTGAGCAATGTCTGGCTCGGCCTCAGTCTCGGTTGCTGCCGCTGCCATGACCACAAGTACGATCCGTTTACGCAAAAGGATTTCTATCAGTTGTTTGCCATGTTTAACAACGTGCCGGAAAACGGCACGGGGGATGGCGAGCGTCCCATCAATCATCGCCCGTACCTCACGGCGCCGCGCCCGGACGAGACGGCGCGGCTGGCGGTGCTGGATGCCGACGTTACGGCCGCCCATGCGGCGCTGGTTGAACAAGAGAAGCTTTTGCCTCAGTTCGTCGCCGACTGGGAACACGCATTCGCAACTGCGCCGCCAGCTAAGGTCTGGCACGCCTATCAACCCGAGGCCGTGCTCGCGGCCAGCGGCGCGTCGCTCAACTTACAAGACGACGGATCTATCCTCGTCACCGGCCCGGCTTCCGCCAACGACACGTTCGTGTTGCGCGCTACGCTGGATCTGCCGCGCATCACCGGATTGCGCCTGGAATCGCTGCCGACGGAGGAACTTCCCGGGAAGGGCCCGGGCCGCTCGGAGAACGGCAACTTTGTGTTGACGGATCTGCGCGTTTCGCTGAATGGTACGCCGGCGCGTCTGGCCACGGCCCGCGCGGATTTTAACCAAGAGACGTTCGCGATCGAGCAGGCGATCGACTCGGATGCGCAAACCGGCTGGGCAATTCATCCTCAGACCGGAATCGGGCACACGGCGACTTTCGCTTGGGAGAAGGCGCAGGAACCGAAGACTCCGTCGACGATTGCCGTCACGCTCGATTTTCAGTCGCCGCATCCCGGGCATCAACTAGGGCGGTTTCGGCTATCGTTCACGGGGGTCGACGATCCGCACACGGCGCGCGACATTCCGGAGGACGTGGTAGCCGCCGTCGCTTGTCCCGCCGATCAGCGTAGCGATGAACAGCGCCAGCGTATTGGCGCTTATGTTCGCGAACATCATGCTCCCACGGTGCAAATGGCTCAAGCGGCGCTTGAAGCCGCTCGCCAGGCGCGCGATGAATTCGTGGCCACCATTCCGACGGTAATGGTCATGGAAGAGATGCCGGAGCCTCGACCGGCTCACGTCCTGATTCGCGGACAATACGACAAGCATGGCCAGCCCGTCACGGCCGCGCTCCCCGCGGCGCTACATCCCGCGCCGGCGGGCGCGCCCATGAATCGCCTCGGTCTGGCACAATGGATTGTTGACGAGAACAATCCGTTGACGTCGCGGGTGATCGCCAACCGACTCTGGGAGAACTATTTCGGCGTGGGACTCGTGAAGACGACGGAGAACCTCGGCGCGCAAGGTGAGCAGCCGAGCAATCAAGCGTTACTCGATTGGCTGGCAACGGAATTGATTCGGCTAAAGTGGGAGCTGAAGGCCTTTCAAAAGACGATCGTGATGAGCGCCACATACCGGCAGTCGTCGCAGGTCACGCCGGAACTTGTGGAGCGCGATCCCGAGAACCGACTCCTGGCGCGCGGCGCCCGCTTCCGCCTGCCGGCGGAAATGATTCGTGACAATGCACTATTCGCCGCGGGACTGTTGAAAGAACATTTGGGCGGACCGTCGGTCTATCCCTACCAACCGGAAAACATCTGGAACGAAACCACGGAATACGGCAACTTGCGGAACTACAAGCACGCCACGGACGATGGCTTGTATCGCCGCAGCCTCTACACCATCTGGAAGCGGACGGCCGCGCCGCCCAACATGATGGTCTTCGATATGCCCAGCCGAGAACTTTGCACGGTACGGCGGGGACGTACGAACACGCCGTTGCAGGCACTGACACTTCTGAATGACGTCACCTATGTCGAAGCGGCGCGCGTCCTCGCGGAGCGGATGATTCGCGAAGGCGGCGCCAAACCGTCGCATCGAATCGCCTTGGCATATCGTCACGTCCTAGGACGCGATCCTAGCGCGGAAGAATGCGCGGTGTTGATTCAAGGATTGAACGCGCGACTGGAGAAGTTTCGCACCCAGCCGGAACAAGCGGAGAAGGTTGTGTCCCATGGCGCTGCCCCGCGCGGCGTCGACGTGGCGGTTCCGGAGTTGGCGGCGTACACGTTGACCGCCTGCGTGATCCTGAATCTCGATGAAACCGTGACCAAGGAATAACCTCTCTCTCGCGAGAGCGCCATCATGCTTCCAGCACGCCAAGTCCAGGCGCTGTCCGCCTGGCAAGATCGGTTGAATCGTCGCACGTTTCTTTCCCGCTCGGCATGCGGTCTGGGCATGGCCGCACTCGGCGCGCTGGAAGCACAGCGATCTTCGGCCGCGACGGCAACGCCATCGCTCGGCATTGGCTCACTGCCGCATTTCCCGCCGAAGGCCAAACGCGTCATCTATCTGTTTCAATCCGGCGCCCCGTCGCAAATGGAACTGTACGACCACAAG
Above is a window of Planctomycetia bacterium DNA encoding:
- a CDS encoding MOSC domain-containing protein, whose amino-acid sequence is MNYAASPAAFDLDAPSPPSEATIVTNVSSHCDRERGLLLAICVSPGGIPKLPQPDAWLTVNGFVGDGRNHTKHIRPDRAVSLLDMEVIEQLQCEGFTVAPGAIGENLTVLGLNVQRLSPGTLLQLGQILLRLEEPRKPCYVLDSIDPRLKDVIVGRCGYMASVVRGGLLVPGSRVVPIVA
- a CDS encoding molecular chaperone TorD family protein, yielding MPTPFEPSPGCESPVQTHVIAEEASVEFARDLACETLYRFLAAALSNPTSAEWHVLGEKASQETARASQYLLSQEFDQCDIPLGFGELPLEDLDLRPLLSELPVEEDLAVIEHGRVFGLAGTRECSPYETEYHPNEEVFFRSQQMADIAGFYRAFGLNVSPARHERVDHIALELEFAAFLLMKKRLARSCQAGSQDGELPAIVQEARRHFLRDHLSWWAPSFTVAVRRKSGGGFYAAVGAVLAALLPIERQRLGIVAPKMPLEARSVEPEPHEQASSCEGCALAQG
- a CDS encoding 4Fe-4S dicluster domain-containing protein: MPQVYNWQLGREMSYPYEERHPKWQFAFVFNTNRCIACQTCTMACKSTWTFSRGQEYMWWNNVETKPYGGYPRNWDSKLLGMLESVNPGGQTWNASEKDADAKPYGEFQGQTIFEAAAKRVGPEGPQAVMGYLPSEAEWRTPNMYEDSATGGKWESGKFNGSTQLPEHRVWFFYLARICNHCTYPGCLGACPRQAIYKRPEDGIVLIDQTRCRGYRKCVEGCPYKKVMYRGNTHTSEKCVGCYPRIEGSDPELCPDGAPIETRCMSVCVGKIRLQGLVEVGEDGRWTDNPENPLNFLIRERQVALPLYPQFGTEPNGYYIPPRWVPRGYLYQMFGPGVDQAIEQYSCPDRELLAVLQLFRAQRQILFKFKIEKGPKVAEIPVRLPSGEERVQELFNDTVIGFNKFGKEVVRVTIDEPVFERPKEKHANSI
- a CDS encoding molybdopterin-dependent oxidoreductase, translated to MKRREFLQTAMAAMGSCGLLQSQLWAFQPVSVENPLGVYPDRDWERLYRDQYRVDESFTWVCAPNDTHNCRMKAYLRNGIVLRSEQAYEGGNCGDLYGNKDTVHWNPRGCSKGFTQQRRVYGPYRLRGPLVRRGWKQWADDGFPSLSDDPTLRDKYQFNSRGTDTFVKVGWDEIYRYHAKAIMAIAKTYAGEAGAGRLKADGYEPEMIEACHGAGTRTCKLRGGMGLLGVIGKYGLYRWSNMLAIADHLVRGVEPKEALGGRLWSNYTWHGDQAPGHPFVHGLQAADCDFNDMRHAKLHIQCGKNLVENKMPDSHWFIEIMERGGRIVVITPEYSPPATKADYWIQVRPGCTDTALFLGVTRHMIDNHWYDEKFVRSYTDFPLLVREDTLQRLRAADVFPDYQPGLKKDGPSYQTQHLTDEQYAKVGDFVVYDEGTQAVRALTRDQLGPRMEADGVRPALSFSGEIKLADGSAVRVITLWDACQVHLKDYDLDTVSQITGSDKSLIARMAKDIWDTTQAGHAVAIHVGEGINHWFHATLTNRAQYLPIMLTGQLGRPGAGCFTWAGNYKAALFQSTPESGPGFLGWIAEDPFHPNLDPTTDGKDIVVNKTTKDEEPAYWNHGERPLIVDTPKYGRRCFTGQTHMPTPTKFLWFANVNLFNNAKHAYDMLFVVNPKIDCIVAQDVEMTSSCEYADLVYPANTWMEYQTYEVTASCSNPYVHIWKGGISPPYDTRDDVHILAEAAEAMTKETGDPRFANYWKFILDDKANGSKTYIQRLFDGSSTTRGYRVDDILAGKFGEAGAALMLFRTYPRIPFYENMQDNMPFWTDTGRLNAYCDIPEAIEHGENFIVHREGPEATPYLPNVIVSTNPLIRPEDFGLADDAMHWDERTIRNIKLPWDEVKTTENPLWKQGFRFYLLTPKTRHRVHSQWSNVDWHMIWDSNYGDPYRRDKRLPFFGDQQLHVNPDDAAEMGLNAGDYVYLDSNPADRPFRGWQDDPARAKVARLMVRVTLNTSYPRGVVMTKHSPYISTEKTVLAHETRPDGRARSADTGYQANLRYGAHQSCTRNWLMPMHQTDTLFHKAKLKMGFMFGGEADNHAVNTVPKETLVRIIKAESGGPDGVGLWEPGTIAYGPHSDSAENLMYLSGGYVRIEG